The Achromobacter pestifer genome includes a region encoding these proteins:
- a CDS encoding cytochrome C assembly family protein, with translation MSLGIVFHTAAALAYAVLGGSLWIRLARGGGVEQTGKIARLCLLGALVLHGIGLQQSMLGAQHLFIGWALALSAAIWLGMVVFWLESLLVRIDGLQLLLLPAATIASGLAALFPQGQFVPHANDTWLRVHLLIALAAYGLITIAALHAMMMALLDRHLHRPLEAPAERSIIGRVLDSQPPLLVQEQLLFRIIWIGFIVLTLAVGTGSVASMKLTGKILPFDHKTVFTLLSWLTFGVLLAGRHIWGWRGRVALRWTLTGFGFLILAYTGSRFVLEMILHRG, from the coding sequence ATGTCACTAGGCATTGTATTTCACACGGCGGCTGCCTTGGCGTACGCAGTGCTGGGAGGGTCGCTTTGGATCCGCCTGGCCCGCGGCGGCGGCGTGGAACAGACCGGCAAAATCGCCCGCCTGTGCCTGCTGGGTGCCCTGGTTCTCCATGGAATCGGGCTGCAACAATCGATGCTGGGGGCCCAGCATCTGTTCATCGGGTGGGCGCTGGCCCTGTCCGCGGCCATCTGGCTGGGCATGGTGGTGTTCTGGCTGGAAAGCCTGCTGGTGCGCATCGATGGCCTGCAATTGCTGCTGTTGCCCGCCGCCACCATCGCCAGCGGCCTGGCCGCGCTCTTCCCGCAGGGGCAGTTCGTGCCCCACGCCAATGACACCTGGCTGCGCGTCCACCTGCTGATCGCCCTGGCGGCCTATGGCCTGATCACCATCGCCGCGTTGCACGCCATGATGATGGCGCTGCTGGACCGCCACCTGCATCGCCCGCTGGAAGCTCCCGCCGAACGCAGCATCATTGGCCGGGTGCTGGATTCCCAGCCGCCGCTGCTGGTGCAGGAACAACTGCTGTTCCGCATCATCTGGATCGGCTTCATCGTGCTGACCCTGGCCGTGGGCACGGGTTCGGTGGCGTCCATGAAGCTGACTGGCAAGATCCTGCCGTTCGACCACAAGACTGTGTTCACGTTGCTGTCGTGGCTGACTTTCGGGGTGCTGCTGGCGGGCCGTCACATCTGGGGCTGGCGCGGCCGTGTCGCCCTGCGCTGGACATTGACGGGTTTCGGGTTCCTGATTCTGGCCTATACCGGCAGCCGGTTCGTGCTGGAAATGATTCTGCATCGAGGTTGA